The nucleotide sequence TCATAAGATAGCGCATTGCTGTGGACTGTCAAGCTGGCCCTTGTGGATGGGGGCCGGCCTCGTCGCGAGCAAAGAGGGGTATGAAAGTTTGCCCCTTATTTCACGATATACAGCGAAAAACCCTGTTTTGACTTTCTGGTATTTTTGTGATACATTGAACAATGTGCGGGAGCAGAGAAAGGGGCGTATCCCCCAGGCGACAGGAGGGTAAAGCCATGCCAAAGATTTTGATTGTGGATGATGATCCTGATTTCCTGTTTCTCTGCCGCAGGATCCTCGAGGCAGAAGGCTACCAGGTGATGGAAGCCCGAAGCGGAAGCCAGGCCCTGGAAGTGATGCGCAAGACCCCACCTGACCTTGTCCTCCTCGACGTGATGATGAGCACCACTTTGGAGGGCGTGGACGTCAGTAAGATGTTGAAAGCGGACCCGGCTCTCAAGCACATCCCTCTGATCATGATCTCCTCCATTACAACCAGCGAATACGCCAGCGAGTATCCTGAAGAACGGGTTCCCATTGATGCCTGGATATCCAAACCGATTCAACCCGAATTCCTGTTGAAAACCGTGCGGCGGTTCCTCAAGTAGCGCGCTGAACGCTGTTCCGACGATCAGGAGAGTGGATATTATGAGCCCATCACTTCCCCGTGTACTGACGGACGAACTATTGGACCGCGAATTCATGGCCCAGGTGGAACC is from Anaerolineae bacterium and encodes:
- a CDS encoding response regulator is translated as MIVDDDPDFLFLCRRILEAEGYQVMEARSGSQALEVMRKTPPDLVLLDVMMSTTLEGVDVSKMLKADPALKHIPLIMISSITTSEYASEYPEERVPIDAWISKPIQPEFLLKTVRRFLK